The genomic region GCCGCCCGCCGAACGGCTTCCGCGCCGTCGCCGCACGGGAGGCCGGGGCCGGGTGAGATCCGACCCACCACACGCGTGGGGGCCGCCGACCGGGTAGCGGTCGGCGGCCCCCACGGCGGGAGCGGCGCGGCTCAGACCAGCATGGCGAGCTGGCGCGCCTGGGCCACCAGTGTGCCGCTGGAGTCCCAGATCTCCATGTCCTCCTCGTGCAGGCCGCCGGCGACGTGCTTGGTGTAGACGCGGCACGCCAGCCACCCCGGGGCGGGCCTGGCGCGCACGTGCACGGTCAGCTCGACGGTGATGGTGCTGAACTCACCGATCTCCAGGACGGCGGGGATGGCGAAGTCCACCATGGCCGCCAGCGACCCCGTGTCGGCCTGGCGGCCGTCGGCGAAGCGCATCCAGAACTCGTTGTGCGGGCGGCCGTCCTTGTGGCCGTCCAGCCAGCGGGGCCGGTCGGGGAAGCGGTAGTCCACGCGGTGCGCGATGCTCACGCCCTCGGGGCGGTCGAACTCCGGCAGCACGGGGCAGTCCTCGGGCGCGGGCAGCCGCGGCGGGCCCTCCAGGGCCAGGACGCGGGCCGCGGGGTCGGGGGCCAGGTCGCCGTAGGTGGCGGTGGCGCGCACGATCTCCTTGCCGCCCTGCTCCAGGACGCTCTCGCCGGTGGCCGTGCGGCGGCCCTCGCGGATGGTCCGGGTACGGATGTCGGCGGGGCCGGGGGCGGCCGGGCGCAGGAAGAAGGCGGAGGCGACCAGGGGGTCGGGCTGGCTGAGGGTCTGGCCCAGCGCGTTGAGCGCGGTGCCCAGGACGTAGCCGCCGTTGGGGTGGGTGGTGAAGGTGGTCCAGCCGTCGGTGAGGGTGGCTGTGAACGCGCCGTCGTCGCGCTTGTCGACGCGGGTGTCCCGGTCGTACTCGAACTCGGCGGCGGATGGATCAAGGCTCATGCCTTCATGTTACTCGCCAGTAGGTCGGCGTGGCGCACCGAGTCCTCCACTGCTTGACCCTCACGCGGCGTCAGGCCCTAGCGTCGTGCACACGTCACCACCAGTGAGGGAGACCGTTGGGACACACCGTCGGCGAGGTCGCGCGGATGAGCGGGCAGACCGTGCGAACACTGCACCACTACGACCAGATCGGGCTGCTGGTGCCCGCCGGACGCACCGCGTCGGGCTACCGCCGCTACAGCGACGAGGACGTGGAGCGGCTCCGCCAGATCCTCACCTACCGCGAACTCGGCTTCGGACTGGACCGGATCGCCGAGATCCTCGACGACCCCGGCGCCGACACCCGTGCCCACCTGGCCCGCCAGCACGAGCTGGTGACCGAACGCATCGAACGGCTGCGCGCGATCGCACGCGGCCTCGAACACCTGATGGAGGCCGACACCATGGAACTCGACCTGACCGCCGAGGAACGACTCGAACTCTTCGGCGACTTCGACGTGGACGCCCACGCCGAGGAGGCCCGGCGCCGCTGGGGCGGCGGCGAGGAGTACGCCCGGTCCCAGCGACGCGTCGCCTCCTACACCAGGGCCGACTGGGAGCGGCACAACGCCGAGGCCGCCGGGATCTACCGCGCCCTGGCCGGGCTCCTGTCCGAGGGGGCTCCCGCCGACGGCGAAGCCGCCATGGACCTGGCCGAACGGCACCGCGAGCACATCACCCGCTGGTTCTACGACTGCACCACCCCGATCCACCGCGGCCTGGGACGGCTGTACGTGGACGACGAGCGCTTCACCGCCACGATCGACGCCCACGCCCAGGGCCTGAGCGCCTACCTGCGCGAGGCCTTCGCCGCCAACGCCGACCGCCAGGAGGCGCGCGAAGAGCGCTGAGCGGCCACCGCGCCGCACGCGGCCCCACCGGCCCCGGCCACTGCCCGCCGCCCCTGGCGCACCCCGGGCACCTCCTAGTAGTCGCGCCAGGCCGGGGCCGCGTCGGCGGCGTAGGCCGCGAAGTCCCTGGGCGCCCGCCCCGTCACGCGCAGCACGTCCTCGCTGGGCTCGGCGTCGCCCATCGCCCGCAGCGCGGCGAACGCCTCCACGGCGCCGCGCGCCTCCTCCTCCGCCAGGCCCGCGGCGACCTGCTCGCGCACGAACTCCTCGGGATCGCCCTGGAAATCCACCGGGTACCCGGCCGCGCCGCTGATCGCCTCGGCGGCCTCGCCGAAGGTCAGCGCCCGCGGACCCGTGACCTCGTACACGCGCCCCGCGTGCCCG from Nocardiopsis aegyptia harbors:
- a CDS encoding thioesterase family protein, with protein sequence MSLDPSAAEFEYDRDTRVDKRDDGAFTATLTDGWTTFTTHPNGGYVLGTALNALGQTLSQPDPLVASAFFLRPAAPGPADIRTRTIREGRRTATGESVLEQGGKEIVRATATYGDLAPDPAARVLALEGPPRLPAPEDCPVLPEFDRPEGVSIAHRVDYRFPDRPRWLDGHKDGRPHNEFWMRFADGRQADTGSLAAMVDFAIPAVLEIGEFSTITVELTVHVRARPAPGWLACRVYTKHVAGGLHEEDMEIWDSSGTLVAQARQLAMLV
- a CDS encoding MerR family transcriptional regulator, producing MGHTVGEVARMSGQTVRTLHHYDQIGLLVPAGRTASGYRRYSDEDVERLRQILTYRELGFGLDRIAEILDDPGADTRAHLARQHELVTERIERLRAIARGLEHLMEADTMELDLTAEERLELFGDFDVDAHAEEARRRWGGGEEYARSQRRVASYTRADWERHNAEAAGIYRALAGLLSEGAPADGEAAMDLAERHREHITRWFYDCTTPIHRGLGRLYVDDERFTATIDAHAQGLSAYLREAFAANADRQEAREER